From Drosophila suzukii chromosome 2R, CBGP_Dsuzu_IsoJpt1.0, whole genome shotgun sequence, a single genomic window includes:
- the LOC118876981 gene encoding dopaminechrome tautomerase-like: MVPLQILVIAFSLTLAPGYGAGAAVPRSVNTVETVAEWLQLEYGFATDQDRENAEAAGNLVPANGTPIDVQPQYFSNGTMRLFTTIPRFVSGVPYTLATVSATNGTNGPLLQPYPSYDWHNDNGDDCDRITSVYRVSITECNQMWVMDTGAIGTTKYCTPQLLQFDLNTDTLLHRYRFPNNTYTPDASLFITPSVLVQDPAPEGSCNSTMVYVADVTFHGLVVYDHEAQTSWRVENRFMYPNPDYGKHTIANETFYLMDGMFALTNDKSNLYFHPMATASEFAVPLSELNNQTNWANNPEALPEQFTELGSRGSECAASAIDGKNNIYCVTFNPIQLIMWNVNSTYDSENLVILPAEADELQFVSGMKVVENAAGQEELWLISNRFQKIAEGTLDFSEVNFRILRRNLDDVQ; this comes from the exons ATGGTGCCTCTGCAAATATTGGTGATCGCCTTCTCGCTGACTCTGGCCCCGGGTTATGGCGCCGGAGCTGCAGTACCGCGTTCCGTGAACACTGTGGAAACGGTGGCGGAGTGGCTCCAGCTGGAGTACGGTTTTGCCACGGaccaggaccgggagaatgcCGAAGCGGCTGGTAATCTAGTGCCCGCGAATGGAACTCCCATCGATGTCCAGCCGCAGTACTTCTCCAATGGGACAATGAGGCTGTTTACCACCATTCCTAGGTTTGTCAGTGGCGTTCCCTATACACTGGCCACCGTTTCTGCGACGAATGGCACAAACGGTCCTCTGCTGCAGCCGTATCCCAGTTACGACTGGCACAATGATAACGGCGACGACTGCGATCGGATCACCTCCGTCTACAGAGTATCT ATCACCGAGTGCAACCAGATGTGGGTCATGGATACGGGTGCAATTGGCACCACCAAGTACTGTACACCGCAGTTGCTGCAATTTGACCTGAATACCGATACCCTGCTGCATCGCTACCGCTTTCCAAATAACACCTACACCCCAGATGCTTCCCTCTTCATCACTCCAAGCGTTCTGGTTCAGGATCCTGCACCCGAGGGATCGTGCAATAGCACCATGGTCTATGTGGCCGATGTGACTTTCCACGGCCTGGTGGTTTACGACCACGAGGCCCAGACCTCCTGGAGGGTAGAGAACCGCTTCATGTACCCCAATCCGGATTACGGCAAGCACACGATTGCTAACGAAACCTTCTACCTGATGGATGGCATGTTTGCACTCACCAATGACAAGAGCAATCTCTACTTCCATCCGATGGCCACTGCGAGTGAGTTCGCCGTGCCACTGAGTGAGCTCAACAACCAGACGAACTGGGCCAACAACCCGGAGGCGCTGCCGGAGCAGTTCACCGAGCTGGGCAGCCGTGGGAGCGAGTGCGCCGCTTCCGCCATCGATGGCAAAAACAACATCTACTGCGTCACCTTTAATCCCATCCAGCTCATCATGTGGAACGTAAATTCGACCTACGATTCGGAAAATTTGGTCATTTTGCCGGCAGAGGCCGATGAGCTGCAGTTCGTCAGCGGAATGAAGGTGGTGGAAAATGCCGCGGGGCAGGAAGAATTGTGGTTGATCTCCAATCGCTTCCAG AAAATCGCCGAAGGCACGTTGGATTTCAGCGAGGTTAACTTCCGCATTCTGCGTCGCAACTTGGATGATGTTCAGTGA